One genomic region from Sphingobacterium multivorum encodes:
- a CDS encoding 3-hydroxyacyl-CoA dehydrogenase/enoyl-CoA hydratase family protein, with amino-acid sequence MMNRNIRKVAVLGSGVMGSRIACHFANIGVEVLLLDIVPRELLPAEQAKGLTLESKIVRDRIVNSSLETALKTNPSPIYSKSFVRRIKTGNFDDNLKDIASVDWIIEVVVERLDVKKSVFERVEQFRKPGTLITSNTSGIPIHLMTEGRSEDFKDHFCGTHFFNPPRYLPLLEVIPTPHTKPEVVDFILHFGDKMLGKSVVLCKDTPAFIGNRIGVYSMLAVTHLVEPLGLTIEEVDKYTGPAMGHPKSATFRTADVVGLDTLVNVANGLAQNAPEDEAKGVFQLPAFISKMVENKWLGEKTKKGFYEKVKAADGNSEILSLNLKTLEFGSQQKVKSTTLEATKPVEDIRKRMKVYEQGTDKAAELFRAMHYPLFEYVSRRVPEITDDFFRIDDAMRAGFGWELGPFEVWDALGVRETLAKIKAEEKRLPGQDGEVASWVHEMLEAGCESFYKIENGVRHYYDIATKSYKAIPGTEDLIVLDHIRESKTIWKNTGVSIIDLGDGIINCEFHTKMNTIGGDVIQGLNKAIDLAEKEYRGLVVSNDGKNFSAGANIGMIFMMAVEQDFDELNMAVRAFQNTSMRLRYSSIPVVVAPFQMTLGGGCEFSMHADFVQAHAETYMGLVELGVGVIPGGGGTKEFTLRASEEFKEDQIVQNTLKDKFLTIGQAKVSTSAYEAYELGYLQKDKFAITMNRARLLADAKAKALELADEGYVQPAPRNDIKVLGNQGLGIVYVGASSMREGNYISDYDRKISEKLGWVMCGGNLSSPTEVSEQYLLDLERKTFLELCAERKTLERIQFMLTKGKPLRN; translated from the coding sequence ATGATGAACAGAAATATTAGAAAAGTGGCAGTTCTCGGATCGGGTGTTATGGGCTCGCGAATTGCTTGTCATTTTGCTAACATTGGTGTTGAAGTTTTACTGTTGGATATTGTTCCGCGCGAACTGCTTCCGGCAGAACAAGCCAAAGGCTTGACTTTGGAGAGTAAGATCGTTCGGGACCGAATTGTCAACAGCTCCTTAGAAACGGCTTTAAAAACAAACCCTTCGCCAATTTATAGCAAGTCATTTGTAAGACGTATCAAAACAGGGAATTTTGACGATAATCTAAAAGACATTGCTTCTGTGGATTGGATTATCGAGGTTGTTGTTGAGCGGCTCGATGTTAAAAAATCTGTTTTTGAGCGTGTTGAGCAATTTCGAAAACCTGGGACATTGATTACTTCCAATACTTCTGGTATTCCTATTCATTTAATGACAGAAGGGCGAAGTGAAGATTTTAAAGATCATTTCTGCGGCACACACTTCTTCAATCCGCCGCGCTATCTCCCTTTATTGGAAGTCATTCCAACACCGCATACCAAGCCCGAGGTTGTTGACTTTATACTTCACTTCGGTGACAAAATGCTGGGTAAATCGGTTGTGTTATGTAAAGACACTCCGGCGTTTATTGGTAATCGTATCGGTGTTTATTCGATGTTGGCGGTTACTCATTTAGTGGAACCTCTTGGATTGACCATTGAGGAGGTCGACAAATATACCGGTCCTGCAATGGGGCATCCCAAATCGGCAACTTTTCGTACAGCCGATGTGGTAGGACTTGATACTTTGGTGAATGTTGCCAATGGACTGGCGCAGAATGCCCCAGAAGATGAAGCCAAAGGGGTGTTCCAGCTTCCTGCATTCATCAGCAAGATGGTCGAGAATAAATGGTTGGGTGAGAAAACCAAGAAAGGGTTTTATGAAAAAGTAAAAGCTGCCGATGGTAATTCGGAGATTTTATCTTTAAATCTAAAAACACTGGAATTTGGTTCACAGCAAAAAGTGAAATCCACTACTTTGGAAGCTACCAAGCCTGTAGAGGATATCCGCAAGCGGATGAAAGTATATGAACAAGGAACCGATAAAGCGGCGGAACTCTTCCGTGCCATGCATTATCCATTGTTTGAATATGTATCCCGCCGTGTTCCCGAAATTACAGATGACTTCTTCCGGATCGATGATGCCATGCGTGCTGGATTTGGTTGGGAGTTAGGACCATTTGAAGTATGGGATGCGCTAGGTGTTCGCGAGACTTTAGCTAAAATTAAGGCCGAAGAAAAACGACTTCCGGGTCAGGACGGGGAGGTTGCTTCCTGGGTACACGAGATGTTGGAAGCCGGATGTGAATCATTCTATAAAATAGAAAATGGTGTACGTCACTATTATGATATTGCGACCAAATCGTATAAAGCTATTCCCGGTACCGAAGATCTGATCGTATTGGATCACATCCGGGAAAGTAAGACAATCTGGAAAAATACGGGTGTTTCTATTATTGATCTGGGCGATGGTATCATTAATTGTGAATTTCATACCAAGATGAATACCATTGGTGGGGATGTTATCCAGGGATTGAATAAAGCCATTGACCTTGCTGAAAAAGAGTATCGCGGTTTAGTGGTGTCCAATGATGGGAAAAACTTTTCTGCTGGAGCCAATATCGGAATGATTTTCATGATGGCCGTAGAACAGGATTTTGATGAATTGAATATGGCCGTTCGTGCATTTCAAAATACATCCATGCGCTTACGCTATTCGTCAATACCTGTAGTCGTTGCGCCATTTCAAATGACCCTTGGTGGGGGCTGTGAATTCTCCATGCATGCCGATTTTGTTCAGGCTCACGCCGAAACCTATATGGGATTGGTTGAACTGGGCGTTGGTGTTATCCCCGGTGGCGGTGGAACCAAAGAATTTACACTACGTGCCTCGGAGGAATTTAAGGAGGATCAGATTGTTCAAAATACGTTAAAAGATAAATTCCTGACTATTGGCCAGGCGAAAGTTTCAACTTCTGCCTATGAAGCCTATGAACTTGGCTATTTGCAGAAAGATAAATTTGCAATCACCATGAACCGTGCCCGTCTTCTGGCGGATGCCAAGGCAAAGGCATTAGAATTGGCAGATGAGGGTTATGTTCAGCCTGCTCCACGCAATGATATCAAAGTTTTGGGAAATCAAGGATTAGGAATCGTTTATGTGGGCGCTTCATCAATGCGTGAAGGCAATTACATCTCTGATTATGATCGTAAGATCTCAGAGAAACTAGGCTGGGTGATGTGTGGTGGAAATTTATCGTCACCGACGGAAGTGTCTGAACAGTATTTACTGGATCTTGAACGTAAAACATTCCTTGAGCTTTGTGCTGAACGCAAAACGCTTGAAAGAATTCAATTTATGTTGACCAAGGGTAAGCCTTTACGGAACTAG
- a CDS encoding MarR family winged helix-turn-helix transcriptional regulator: MNQNQTIDYFLKTGWQTIANKYNQIASQYGFTQAAGYILINIHKEGTPVSQIANLTGVKTTSLSRVLNNLESLGFIYRETSETDKRSVKVYLTELGREKRRIAKDVVRNFNQYLADNFSENERDQLIASLAKLNELATSYKEEVII, from the coding sequence ATGAACCAAAATCAGACAATCGATTATTTTTTAAAAACAGGCTGGCAGACAATAGCCAATAAATATAATCAAATTGCTTCGCAGTACGGTTTTACCCAGGCTGCGGGATATATTTTGATTAACATCCATAAAGAGGGTACACCTGTTTCTCAGATTGCAAATTTGACAGGAGTTAAAACAACTAGTTTGTCTCGGGTGTTGAATAATTTGGAGTCATTGGGATTTATATACCGCGAAACGAGTGAGACCGACAAGAGGTCCGTAAAAGTGTATTTAACCGAATTGGGGCGAGAGAAAAGACGGATTGCTAAAGATGTTGTTCGTAATTTCAATCAATATTTAGCGGACAATTTTTCAGAAAATGAACGGGATCAATTGATTGCTTCTTTAGCGAAGCTCAATGAGCTCGCAACAAGTTACAAAGAAGAAGTAATCATCTAG